The DNA window AATGTCATGCCTTTTGAAAACTCAGTGGTCGTTGTTACAATGAAAGGCAATAAAGTCAAAGAATTAGTTGATTATTTAGTTAGAGATCAACGTCCACATCCAATATATGGATTACAAATTGTTTTAAATGAAGACTTACAGTTAAAATCAGCGACTATTAATGGCAAAAATATTGAAGACAATAAAAGCTATTACGTTGCAACAAATGATTATTTATATAGTGGTGGTGATAAAATGATCTTTTTTAAGCCAAATGAACATTTAGATGACCTTAACTATAAAATTAGAAATGTATTAATCGATTATTTCACAAAAAAAGACACAATTGCACCTGTAATTGATGACCGATTTATACAAATAAAACACTAGCCCAATGAAAAGAAGAGCGTTTATTCAACAAACAACTGCAGCTACTGCTTTAATCGGACTTGGTGGTTTTGGTTTATCGTCATTTAAATCGTCACAGAAAAAAATCACAATTTTACACACCAACGATGTGCATAGCCACGTTGACCCATTTGGTCCCAACGATGGTAGAAATCCAAATAAAGGTGGCGTAGCTAGACGTGCTAGTTTAATTACTTCTATAAGAAAAGAAAATCCAAATACCTTATTATTAGATGCAGGTGACATTTTTCAAGGCACACCTTATTTTAATTATTATGGAGGTGAGCTAGAATTTAAACTAATGAGCATGCTTAAATATGATGTTGCAACCATAGGAAATCATGACTTTGACAATGGTATTGATGGGTTATTTGCACAATTACCTCATGCAGATTTCGACTTTGTTTCGGCAAATTATGATTTTTCAAATACTATTATGGATACGCATGTCAAGCCATATAAAATCATAATTAAAGATGGAATTAAAATCGGAATATTCGGTTTAGGTGTTCAACTAACCGGATTAGTAAATCAAGACTTATACAAAGAAACCGTCTACAATGATCCTACTGAAACCGCTCAAGATATGAGTCGGATTTTAAAAGAAGACGAACACTGCGATCTTATTATTTGTTTATCCCATTTAGGTTATGATTATAGTAATAAGCCTCATAGAATAAGTGATTTAAAACTGGCTGAAGCAACAAAAGATATTGATTTGATTATTGGTGGTCACACACATACATTCTTAGACAAACCAACTGTTGTAAAAAATAAAAATGGCAAAAAAACGCTAGTAAATCAAGTTGGTTGCTACGGAATTAATTTAGGTAAAATTGATTTCTATTTTGATTCTAATAAAAATAAATCAGCTAATGGCACATCAATTATTGTTTAAAACAATGATTCATTTAATCTAATACTCCATCAACTCTAATATCACGCAATTCCTGAGTTGTTTGCACAAAATAATCGCTAAACTTCATTTTCTCATCTTCATTCACCATAGTATGGTGATCATAAACATACTTATACAACAGAAACAAGCCGCTTATATGAAGCGTTCTTTCAAAGACTTCAAACAACCAATAATAGATATATAACGTATTGATATAATCTAAAACATCAGCAAAAACAAAACAAAATACCATTAATAAAAAAGTGATGGATTGCCCAGTCTCTTTACTTAAATAGACAGCAAAAGAAAGATAAGTCAATGCTATTAAAGTTATTCCATGAAATACATACAACACTAAATTTACTTCGTCTACAAAATTTTCTTTTGCAACCTCGAAAAGCACATATAAAAAATAAGAATTTAGTAATAATACGAGGATTAAATAGACAGATACTAGGCTATCAAATTTTATTTTTTTAAGCTTTCCAAGCAATATAAAAATTAGCAATAAATAAGCTCCAATATACATGCTTTTAGAGAGTTTTAGCATGATCTCACCAAAACTAAACACTGCAAAAGCATCTCCTATAAAAAATATTAAAAACGTAGTTAAAAACACATTCGCCATTGTATTCAATTGACAAAAATAGAAAGTCATCAAAATGGTAACAGTAATAAGCTTGACCGTTTTAGGCACCATTATAGAATTGAAATAAGTTGCTACTGCAGAACACAAAACAATGACTACAAGAACAAGAACCATAATCAAATTTGGTTTAAATTTACGGGCTTTTTTCATGATATTTCTAATAAGTAGGTAAGCAAACATACAAAAAAACATGTAGTTAAACGGTATTTATACGTATTTTATCGATTATAATGATGATTTCAACCTGTTTTTGTAGTTTTTTTGAAATGTTACGTCTAATCATTAAATCATAATTAGCATGAAAAAATATTTTCCATTAGTTTTAAGAATAATAGTTGCAATAATTTTGATTCAAACGTTGAGATTTAAGTTTTCTGCTCATCCTGATAGTGTTTACATTTTCACCAAAGTAGGATTAGAACCTATTGGTAGAATTGGTATTGGAATTGCAGAACTTATTGCTGGTATTTTACTTTTTTTTAGAAAAACTGCTTGGACTGGAGCAATATTAACACTAGGAATTATTGGAGGTGCAATTATGATGCATCTCACAAAATTAGGAATCGAAATACATGGTGATGGTGGTGTTTTGTTTGGTACAGCTATAGTAACTTTTATACTTTCTGGGATTATACTATATAGTTACAGAAAAGACATTCCAATAATTGGCAAACGACTTTAATCTGAAACAGGTATATCAACATCCTGTTGACTATAATCTACTATTTGTCTATTTTCTAGACGTGATTGTAAATAAAAGAACAGAAAAGCAAACACTAAAAACAAAGAGCACAGAACATTAAGTAAATTAAATTCTGCAATATAAAAGTAAGCAAGCTGAATGACTTCAGAAAACATAATACAAATAGTCCCAAGAAGTAAGTTCATCGATTTTTTATCATCTTTAGACATATAATTTATAAGCGCTAATGCCATTAATAGCATAATTACTGCGTTATAAAATAACTCCAAGTAGTATTCATTAGTATTAAATTCTTTTTTAGCTGTATCTGAAACGAAATACACAAAAAATAAACTGAGTACAAATAACAAAACAATTTGAATTGGAAATTTAACAACTATTCTTTTCATGTTCATTCCAACTGTAATTCTAGCTACTAAAAACAAGTAAGACAATATATAAAGGGTATTCCCTATATAATAATAATAGTCTATTTCTTCAGCTATATCTAAGTCAACTACCCATGTAAAGTAATTAAATACTTCAGCTAAAACGAAGACTATTAAAAAGGATAAGAAAAGAGGATGTCTATTTTTTATTCTAATTACATATAAGGCAGTCAGCATAACAATAGTTAAAGCTCTCACTCCAGCAGCCTCAACTTCAAGACCCTTGAACTGTAATCCAAGAAAAAACAAACTAAGAACTAAAGTAAGCGCTCCTAAAAATTTCCCTATCTGCATATTATTATCTCATTATTAATGAAGCAAATATAAAAATAACTTGATATTAAACGTTTAAAATCTTATTTAATCGATAAGATACATTTAAAAGTAAGAATTTACTTAATCATTAATAAAAAATCATTTTCAGAGATGATTGGAATTTCTAAAGATTCTGCTTTTGTTCGCTTACTTGGCCCCATTTTATCACCAGCAATCAAATAATTAGTTTTAGATGAAATTGAAGAAGACACCTTCCCTCCATTATCTTCAATTAGCTTTTTAAGCTCTGTTCGACTCAGAGAGACAAATACTCCGGAGACTACTATGGATAGACCTTTTAGTTTGTCTGTTTGATTGGCTAGTTTTTCAGCAGATAATTCAAGCTGTAATCCAAATACTCTGAGTTTATCAATAAACACCAAATTAGATTCAGAAGAAAAGAACTCAACTACACTCTGAGCAATCCGTTCACCTATTTCATCAACAGCAACTAAATCTTCATTTGAAGCATTAGCTATGGCATCGATATTTTTATAATGCTTAGCTAGCTTCTTAGCCACAGTTTCTCCAACATATCTAATTCCTAATGCGAATAAAACACGTTCAAACGGAATTTGTTTTGAAGCTTCAATGCCATTGATTAGATTTTCAGCACTTTTTTCTGCCATACGTTCTAAAGGCAAGATATCTTCTTTTGTTAAAAGATATAAATCTGAATAGTTTAAAATCAAGCCCTCATTTACTAAAAGCGCAACTGTTTCTCCTCCTAAACCTTCAATATCCATTGCTTTCCTAGAAATATAATGCTGAATACGACCAATAATTTGTGGATTACAACCATTATAATTTGGACAATAATGCTTTGCATCGCCTTCCTCACGAACTAATTCTGTGTGACATTCTGGGCAATGCGTAATGTATTTCGTAGGCTGAGAGTTAGATGGACGCTTACTTAAATCTACGGCTATAATCTTCGGAATAATTTCTCCTCCTTTTTCAACAAAGACCTCATCTCCTTCTCTAATGTCTAGTTTTTCTATTTGATCTGCATTATGCAATGATGCTCGTTTGACTGTAGTACCAGCCAATTCTACAGGTTCTAAATTAGCAACTGGTGTAATTGCTCCAGTACGACCTACTTGATATGTAATCTCATTCAATCGCGTAGAGACTTGTTCTGCTTTAAACTTATAAGCCATTGCCCAACGTGGTGCTTTCGCAGTATAACCTAGCTCTTCTTGTTGTTGTAAATTATTTACTTTAATGACCACACCATCTGTTTCATATGGCAAATCATGACGATGCACATCCCAATATTCAACAAACTCAATAACGTCATCAACAGACGTCGCTAGTTTTGAAGCTTCAGGAACTTTAAATCCCATTTGTCTAGCGTTGTCTAAACTTTCAAATTGAGTTGCAAATCCTAAATTCCTACCTTTAATATTGTAAAGCAAACATTCTAAAGGGCGTTTTGCTACTTCAGCACTGTCTTGTAATTTCAAACTTCCAGATGCTGTATTTCTCGGATTTCGGTATAACTCTTCTCCTGCTTCAAGTCGTTCTTCATTCATTTTATGAAACCCTTCAAAAGGCAATACAATTTCTCCTCGAATATCAAACTTTTTAGGATAATTGCCTTTTAATTGTAAAGGCACAGATTTAATCGTTTTCACATTTGCAGTCACATCATCACCTTGTGTTCCATCTCCTCTAGTTACAGCTCTTACTAAACTTCCATTCTCGTAAGTTAAACTTATAGAAGCACCATCGTATTTTAGCTCACAAACAAATTCAACCGTTCCATCTACTATTTTTTCAATCCGTTTTTCCCAATCTAATAAGTCGTCTTTCGAATATGAATTATCTAAGGAATACATTCGATGCTCATGCTCAACCGTTTGAAAATTCTTAGTCACTTCTCCTCCAACTCTTAAAGTAGGCGAATTAGCGTCATAAAACTCTGGATGTGCTTCCTCTAAAGTCTGAAGTTCCTTTAGTTTTATATCAAAGTCATAATCGCTAATTGTTGGATTATCTAGTACGTAATAATTATAATTATGCTCGCGTAGTTCATTGCGAAGCGATTGGATTTGTGCTGCTATACTCATTAAAAATCGTTGTGAAAAGTTGTATTTCTACTTTAAATTCAAAGCATCTAATATACTAAAATGAATGTCAGAATAATTGTGATTCACTTACTTTTTATCAGCTTTTTATTCAAGTTATTTTATCCCTTTTATCATTCGGTCTTTACCAAATATATCCGTTTTCAGTTCAATCGATTTGAAACCAAAATCATTAAGAAGCTGAATCATATCTTCGCCTAAATATTCATTAATTTCCAGATACAAAGCTCCTTTATCCTTAAGATTTAATTGCGCAAATTCACAAATGACTTTATAAAACTGTAACGGATTATCATCTTCAACAAATAAAGCTAAATGCGGCTCGTTGTCCAGAACATTAGGCTTGATTTCTTCTTTTTCTAAATTGCGAACGTAAGGTGGATTAGATACAATGATGTCAAATTTATGAGATACTGAAATCAGTTTAGCATGACTTGGATTTAAAATATCATCATGAATAAAGCCGACTACTACTTTATTCAATTCTGAATTCTGCTCAGCAATGCTTAAAGCTTCTTTAGAAACATCTAGAGCTGAAACATTTGCTTTAGCTAAGTTTTTAGCTAATGAAATAGCAATACAACCTGTTCCAGTTCCGATATCAAGGATATTTAAAGACTTTTCTACAGTGTTCGAAGTGACATCTTCCAAAATAAAAGTTACTAATTCTTCGGTTTCTGGTCTCGGAATTAAAGTATGCTTATTGACTTTAAAGGACAACCCATAAAATTCGGTTTCACCTATAACATATTGTATGGGTTTATGGTTCTTTAAATCTGATAACGCATTTAAAAACAATATGCCTTGTTTAGCTGTTATGTTATATTCAGGATTTAAGACCAATTGAATTCGTTTTGATTCTAAGTAGTGTTCCATTAAAATACCAAAGAATGAATTGACTTCATCTTTACCATATAATGCATCTAATTCCGTGTGATAATTGTTTAGAATATCTTTTAAAACCAAATCTTAAGTTTAAAATAGGTCTCGACTGCGCTTGACCTGACAGTTAATTAAAAATTATAAATTTTTCATCATCCAAACACCACATGAATAATGACCTGTATTTCCTAAAGGCTCTTCTCTATGCTCAAATCCGTAGTCTTCATAAATATGAATCGCAGCTTTTAATTGTAAAGCCGATTCGAGATAACAGGTTTCAAATTCGAAGTCTTTTGCAGCTTTCAAACAGGCTTCAAACATCTTTCTACCAAAGCCTTTTCCGCGTACTTTTGGCGAAAAATACATCTTTTGTAACTCGCAAACATTTCCATCAAAATTTTTCAATTGTTTTATTCCAGCTCCTCCAAAAACTTCAGTGCTACTGGCAACAACATAATACACTTCTTTATCACCTTGATAAGATTCGTACATTAAAGGTGTTTCGGCATCTTCATAAGCTGTGCCTTTTAATGGAATTTTAAATTCTGGAAAACAACCTTTTATAACAGCTTCAATTTGCGGGTTGTCTTCTGGACGGATTTCTCGTATAACAATAGTATCTTTGCTCACTTTAATAATCTATTTTTGCGCTGTGAAGATAGTACAAATCTAAAAACACTAATATGAAGAAACTTATAATCTTATCAACATTAGTCTTCACTTTTATATCCTGTTCGGTTAAAGAAAAGCCTAAATTTTTACGTGTTGAAAATATTAAAGTTTTAGAATCCACAAGCAAAACGATTACTTTAACTGCTGATGCTTTATTTATGAATCCAAATGATATTGGAGGCGAATTAAAAACTGACGGAATAAAAGTAATTGTAAATGGTAATGAAATGGCTTCAGTATCTACAGAATCTTTTAAAGTTCCAGCAAAAAAAGAATTTTCAATTCCGCTTAGAGCTGATGTTCCAACAGATAGTTTGTTTAGTGATAAAAATTTAAGTGGTTTACTAGGAAGTTTATTCAACAAAAAAATGAAAGTGCAATATAAAGGAGATATAAAATATAAAGTTTTAGGCTTTTCGCATACCTATACGGTTGACGAAACTGAAGATGTTAAAATAAAATTCTAATTGACCACTCACGAAACATATATTAAACGCTGTATAGACATCGCAAAACAAGGTTTAGGCATAACAGCTCCTAATCCGATGGTTGGCAGCATAATTGTTTATGATGGCAAAATTATTGGCGAAGGTTCCACAAGTGCTTATGGTGGCAATCATGCAGAAGTGAATGCCATCAATTCGGTTAAAGACAAAGAGATACTCAAACAAGCGACCTTATATGTGACGCTTGAACCTTGTTCGCATATTGGAAAAACGCCTCCATGTTCAGATTTGATTATTAAGCATCAAATTCCAAATGTCGTGATTGGTTGTGTCGATGACAATCCGCAAGTCGCTGGAAAAGGCATCGCAAAACTTAAAGCATCTGGTTGCCATGTTACAGTAGGAATTTTAGAAGTAGAATGCAAATCACATCACAAGCGGTTTTTTACATTTCACAATAAAAAACGACCTTATATTATTTTGAAATGGGCAGAAACGAGTGATGGTTTTATTGCTCCAGCAACAAAAGACAAAAAAGAACCGGTTTGGATTACCAATACCTACTCAAAACAATTGGTCCATAAATGGCGAGCTGAAGAACAAGCTATTTTAGTTGGAACCCATACTGCTTTAGAAGATAATCCGAGTTTAACAGTAAGAAATTGGACAGGAAATAACCCGATTAGAATTGTAATTGACAAAAACAATACACTTCCTAAAGATTTTTCAGTCTTTAATACAGAAGCTGAGACCATCATCATTTCTAAAAAAGAAGTAGATTTCAACAAACCCTTAGGACATGAAATTTGCACATTTTTATATTCAAAAAATATCAATTCAGTCATTATTGAAGGTGGAGCACAGACACTTCAAACCTTTATAGATGAAAACCTTTGGGATGAAGCTCGAGTTTTTAAAGGGACTTCCATTTTTAAAGCTGGAACAAAAGCACCTCAATTTTCGGGAGAATTAATTTCTGAAGATCATATTTTAGATGATTCATTGAAGCATTATATAAATCTCACTTCTAATAGTCATCTCGAGCGCAATCGAGAGATCTTAATCTGACAATAATAATTAGGTCTCGACTGCGCTCGACCTGACAGAATTTAAAAATGAAAATTAAAACAATCATATTCGACTTTGGAGATGTGTTCATCAATTTAGATAAAGAAGGTGCAATGCAAAATGCACTCACATTATTTCAATTAAACGAACTACCTGAAGATCTTATAGCAATTAATACCTTATACGAACAAGGTTTAATCTCTTCAGATGAATTTATAGAATTCTATACTGATAATTTTCCTAAGCTTTCAAAGAAAGACATTTTAGATGCATGGAATTTCATCCTAAAAGATTTCCCTGAAGAACGCTTAACATTCCTTAAAAACTTAAAAAAAGAACAGAAACACAAACTTATTTTGTTAAGTAATACTAACGAAATTCATATTAATTGGATTAAAGAACATGTTTCGTTTTATGAGGAATTCAAAGCTTGTTTTGATCAATTCTATTTATCTCATGACATAAATTTAAGAAAACCTAACCAAGATATTTATCAGTTTGTTTTAAATCAAAATAAACTAAAAGCAGATGAATGCTTGTTTATCGACGACACAAAAGACAATACTGATGCTGCTGCTGCTTTAGGAATTCATATTTGGAATATTGATGAAACTAAAGAAAATGTTATAGATTTATTCTCCATTAAAGAAGACTTGTTTTGATATATCTACTTTTAAGCATAACTGCTTCTACCCTTTTATTTATCATTTTTAAACTCTTAGATAGATTCAACATCAATACATTTCAGGCGATTGTTGTGAATTATTTCACTGCTTGCCTATTTGGAATCTGGAGTTATGATGAACCTTTAAACGTAAAAAGCATTTTAGAATCGCAATGGTTATTTGGTGCAATTGGTCTCGCCTTTTTATTTATTGCAGTCTTTAATGTCATGGCGCTAACGGCTCAACGCAACGGGATTTCAGTGGTATCTGTAGCTTCAAAAATGAGTGTCATTATACCAGTGATTTTTGGAGTTTATGCCTATAATGAAGGAGTTGGGTTTCAAAAAATTATTGGAATAATTTTCGCACTAATTGCTGTATATCTCACTTCTGTTAGACCCAAAACTACAAGCAATTTTGCAAAAGGTTTACTGCTACCAATATTATTGTTTTTTGGCTCAGGAGTTATTGACACCTCAATAAAGTATCTTGAAACCACCTATGTTTCAGAAAATGGAATCCCTATTTTTTCAGCAACCATATTCGCTTTTGCTTTTATTATTGGATCATTTATCCTTATATATAAATACATTAAGAAACCTGGACAAATTCAATTAAGAACCATTATTGCAGGTAGTATTTTAGGAATTGTGAATTACTTTTCTATTTATTATTTATTAAAAGCTCTCAATCACGAAAGCCTAGAAAGCTCTACAATATTCACAGTGAACAATGTAGCTATTGTAATGGTATCAACACTCTTAGGGCTTATGGTTTTTAGAGAAACTATATCAAAAACAAATTGGTTTGGAATCATATTGGCTCTAATTTCAATTGTATTAGTAACTTTGTCTTAATGACCGAAAAAGATATTTACAAAACAATTACCAAAGCATCACCTGAAGTACTTTTCAAAGATAAGAATAGTAAATTTTTTGGTTATGCGTTTCCTGTAACTACTGAAGAAGACGTTAAATCACACTTAGAAACACTAAAAAAAGAACATCATCAAGCTAGACATTGGTGTTATGCCTATCAAATCGGAAAATCAAAAAAAGACTACACGTATAGAGCTAATGATGATGGTGAACCTAATAATAGTGCAGGAATGCCAATTTATGGACAAATACAATCGTTTGAAGTTACAAATGTTCTTATTGTTGTGGTAAGATATTTTGGTGGTGTAAAATTAGGTGTTAGCGGACTTATAAACGCATACAGAACTAGCGCACAAATGGCTTTAGAAGCCTCAAAAATAATTTCAAAAACAATTAACTTTGAATATGCAATTACTTTTGATTACAAAAACATGAATAAAGTGATGCGTATAGTAAAAGAAAAAAATCTAAATGTCATAAATCAAACTTTAGAATTAAGTTGTGAACTAATCATTTCTGTAAGGTTAAAAGAAGCAACTTCCATATTTGAAATATTTGACAGACTTTATGAAATTGAAATCAAAACTTTAAACGATTAAATTAGCAGTTGGTCTAAAATATAGTCTGGACATCTTGTAGGTCGATTCTTATTAATATCCATAAATACTAAAACAGAATTTCCAGTTGTTAAAACTTCGTCTTTTTCATTTAGAATTTCATAATCAAATTCAATTTTAGCCGTTGGTTTTTTTACGAGTTTAGTTTTCACTTTAATGAGATCATCATAACACGCTGACTTTTTGTATTTTATAGACAAACTAACAACTGGCAACATAATTCCATCTTCTTCCATTTGTTTATAAGAAAACCCCATTTTACGCAACCACTCTGTTCTGCCTATTTCAAAATATTGCGCATAATTACCATGATAAACAACTCCCATTTGATCAGTTTCGCCATAACGGACTCTAAATTGTATTTCATCGGGTTTAGTTAAATTGGACATCGTTATTGATATTTTTTTTGTAAATTCGAATCGATTTAAACATGAGGAAAAAATTCTAGAAAATCAACACATTTTGATTTTTTTATTAAATAATTTGTTCACATATTTGCCATGTAAAAATCAACACAGAGAAACTCGAATTTCTCTTTTTTTTGCTAACTAACTAACAACACAAAAATTACACTTAGAGAATGGATGTAACTGCGCAATCGGTTTGGACTAACTGTCTGTCTTTTATAAAAGACAATATTCAACCTCAAGCCTATAAAACATGGTTTGAGCCTATAGT is part of the Psychroserpens ponticola genome and encodes:
- a CDS encoding DoxX family membrane protein encodes the protein MKKYFPLVLRIIVAIILIQTLRFKFSAHPDSVYIFTKVGLEPIGRIGIGIAELIAGILLFFRKTAWTGAILTLGIIGGAIMMHLTKLGIEIHGDGGVLFGTAIVTFILSGIILYSYRKDIPIIGKRL
- the ribD gene encoding bifunctional diaminohydroxyphosphoribosylaminopyrimidine deaminase/5-amino-6-(5-phosphoribosylamino)uracil reductase RibD encodes the protein MTTHETYIKRCIDIAKQGLGITAPNPMVGSIIVYDGKIIGEGSTSAYGGNHAEVNAINSVKDKEILKQATLYVTLEPCSHIGKTPPCSDLIIKHQIPNVVIGCVDDNPQVAGKGIAKLKASGCHVTVGILEVECKSHHKRFFTFHNKKRPYIILKWAETSDGFIAPATKDKKEPVWITNTYSKQLVHKWRAEEQAILVGTHTALEDNPSLTVRNWTGNNPIRIVIDKNNTLPKDFSVFNTEAETIIISKKEVDFNKPLGHEICTFLYSKNINSVIIEGGAQTLQTFIDENLWDEARVFKGTSIFKAGTKAPQFSGELISEDHILDDSLKHYINLTSNSHLERNREILI
- a CDS encoding bifunctional metallophosphatase/5'-nucleotidase gives rise to the protein MKRRAFIQQTTAATALIGLGGFGLSSFKSSQKKITILHTNDVHSHVDPFGPNDGRNPNKGGVARRASLITSIRKENPNTLLLDAGDIFQGTPYFNYYGGELEFKLMSMLKYDVATIGNHDFDNGIDGLFAQLPHADFDFVSANYDFSNTIMDTHVKPYKIIIKDGIKIGIFGLGVQLTGLVNQDLYKETVYNDPTETAQDMSRILKEDEHCDLIICLSHLGYDYSNKPHRISDLKLAEATKDIDLIIGGHTHTFLDKPTVVKNKNGKKTLVNQVGCYGINLGKIDFYFDSNKNKSANGTSIIV
- the ligA gene encoding NAD-dependent DNA ligase LigA, which translates into the protein MSIAAQIQSLRNELREHNYNYYVLDNPTISDYDFDIKLKELQTLEEAHPEFYDANSPTLRVGGEVTKNFQTVEHEHRMYSLDNSYSKDDLLDWEKRIEKIVDGTVEFVCELKYDGASISLTYENGSLVRAVTRGDGTQGDDVTANVKTIKSVPLQLKGNYPKKFDIRGEIVLPFEGFHKMNEERLEAGEELYRNPRNTASGSLKLQDSAEVAKRPLECLLYNIKGRNLGFATQFESLDNARQMGFKVPEASKLATSVDDVIEFVEYWDVHRHDLPYETDGVVIKVNNLQQQEELGYTAKAPRWAMAYKFKAEQVSTRLNEITYQVGRTGAITPVANLEPVELAGTTVKRASLHNADQIEKLDIREGDEVFVEKGGEIIPKIIAVDLSKRPSNSQPTKYITHCPECHTELVREEGDAKHYCPNYNGCNPQIIGRIQHYISRKAMDIEGLGGETVALLVNEGLILNYSDLYLLTKEDILPLERMAEKSAENLINGIEASKQIPFERVLFALGIRYVGETVAKKLAKHYKNIDAIANASNEDLVAVDEIGERIAQSVVEFFSSESNLVFIDKLRVFGLQLELSAEKLANQTDKLKGLSIVVSGVFVSLSRTELKKLIEDNGGKVSSSISSKTNYLIAGDKMGPSKRTKAESLEIPIISENDFLLMIK
- the prmC gene encoding peptide chain release factor N(5)-glutamine methyltransferase; the encoded protein is MVLKDILNNYHTELDALYGKDEVNSFFGILMEHYLESKRIQLVLNPEYNITAKQGILFLNALSDLKNHKPIQYVIGETEFYGLSFKVNKHTLIPRPETEELVTFILEDVTSNTVEKSLNILDIGTGTGCIAISLAKNLAKANVSALDVSKEALSIAEQNSELNKVVVGFIHDDILNPSHAKLISVSHKFDIIVSNPPYVRNLEKEEIKPNVLDNEPHLALFVEDDNPLQFYKVICEFAQLNLKDKGALYLEINEYLGEDMIQLLNDFGFKSIELKTDIFGKDRMIKGIK
- a CDS encoding DMT family transporter, producing the protein MIYLLLSITASTLLFIIFKLLDRFNINTFQAIVVNYFTACLFGIWSYDEPLNVKSILESQWLFGAIGLAFLFIAVFNVMALTAQRNGISVVSVASKMSVIIPVIFGVYAYNEGVGFQKIIGIIFALIAVYLTSVRPKTTSNFAKGLLLPILLFFGSGVIDTSIKYLETTYVSENGIPIFSATIFAFAFIIGSFILIYKYIKKPGQIQLRTIIAGSILGIVNYFSIYYLLKALNHESLESSTIFTVNNVAIVMVSTLLGLMVFRETISKTNWFGIILALISIVLVTLS
- a CDS encoding acyl-CoA thioesterase; amino-acid sequence: MSNLTKPDEIQFRVRYGETDQMGVVYHGNYAQYFEIGRTEWLRKMGFSYKQMEEDGIMLPVVSLSIKYKKSACYDDLIKVKTKLVKKPTAKIEFDYEILNEKDEVLTTGNSVLVFMDINKNRPTRCPDYILDQLLI
- a CDS encoding IMPACT family protein; this translates as MTEKDIYKTITKASPEVLFKDKNSKFFGYAFPVTTEEDVKSHLETLKKEHHQARHWCYAYQIGKSKKDYTYRANDDGEPNNSAGMPIYGQIQSFEVTNVLIVVVRYFGGVKLGVSGLINAYRTSAQMALEASKIISKTINFEYAITFDYKNMNKVMRIVKEKNLNVINQTLELSCELIISVRLKEATSIFEIFDRLYEIEIKTLND
- a CDS encoding LEA type 2 family protein, whose product is MKKLIILSTLVFTFISCSVKEKPKFLRVENIKVLESTSKTITLTADALFMNPNDIGGELKTDGIKVIVNGNEMASVSTESFKVPAKKEFSIPLRADVPTDSLFSDKNLSGLLGSLFNKKMKVQYKGDIKYKVLGFSHTYTVDETEDVKIKF
- a CDS encoding HAD family hydrolase, whose amino-acid sequence is MKIKTIIFDFGDVFINLDKEGAMQNALTLFQLNELPEDLIAINTLYEQGLISSDEFIEFYTDNFPKLSKKDILDAWNFILKDFPEERLTFLKNLKKEQKHKLILLSNTNEIHINWIKEHVSFYEEFKACFDQFYLSHDINLRKPNQDIYQFVLNQNKLKADECLFIDDTKDNTDAAAALGIHIWNIDETKENVIDLFSIKEDLF
- a CDS encoding GNAT family N-acetyltransferase, which translates into the protein MSKDTIVIREIRPEDNPQIEAVIKGCFPEFKIPLKGTAYEDAETPLMYESYQGDKEVYYVVASSTEVFGGAGIKQLKNFDGNVCELQKMYFSPKVRGKGFGRKMFEACLKAAKDFEFETCYLESALQLKAAIHIYEDYGFEHREEPLGNTGHYSCGVWMMKNL